One window of Corynebacterium doosanense CAU 212 = DSM 45436 genomic DNA carries:
- the rpmG gene encoding 50S ribosomal protein L33, protein MARNDIRPIIKLKSTAGTGYTYVTRKNKRNNPDRISMNKYDPVVRKHVEFREER, encoded by the coding sequence ATGGCACGTAATGATATCCGTCCCATCATCAAGCTGAAGTCTACGGCTGGCACCGGTTACACCTATGTCACCCGTAAGAACAAGCGAAACAACCCGGATCGTATCTCCATGAACAAGTACGATCCCGTGGTTCGCAAGCACGTCGAATTCCGCGAGGAGCGATAA